Proteins co-encoded in one Scomber scombrus chromosome 14, fScoSco1.1, whole genome shotgun sequence genomic window:
- the radx gene encoding RPA-related protein RADX: MSMMEDNSSCSSVATGPPQASFLQRTLQQLSSTQCLKLRAEDAPPVAVVALQRYLSEPAEGEQQPDSYSYDVTVTDGVWRAKCFVHSSLNQLVHTNTLKTGTDISITQCSYVYNEKRLGHGYMCIEKLSSDAGSSEVLPRVKDVSALPLLVKQGMERSVVLQSDVPLQVSRKHYLSLWNNDDPEGDMWTSGSPSSVTVLDVSKITLLSSLESSFRNTMRSFPLPLLVKIIHKSRLRYYGKFGLNIDYPYQAYFEVADQSGTMSLVLWNELCPEFYQRLNVGTVLYLQNYALKPSYSHRSRPQMDHYRMKSFNSVEICLNLRNPVSVITVVSPKSVLPQWGLPELSYQFTNRSELDKLSNNVACDIIGLVTFVGRVERVKSKSNKGPEKFWTYRWVHAVDGSTDQPFILEVFSSSQPEIFSHICPMTYLVCTHMRVCQVEGSSPYLTSSCETEMFITGYHKGQPYVNDPTVKSFIQWTKTLKDNIILQRTAVGGHYCYPHAPKTFTQSMIDASGQAPLVAAADLKRELETLQYREHIKLAIQGQITAVRYMNSPKSTESQGPEGKQIPDVSTDACEQAVLDTHNNPTTAEASLTSPSSEDISPNKRKRRMRKAKQSSSSHGSMPKKRRSGHENTEGGRGQEEEQQDSESEAMQDVEYGLKPQNQDSDVLSWESSSWLKQRQEMSEHLCRGGLYQDSISRRFTFDEKNVLLQWSNLQALRWTPEQSADPTPPVGCPGYYLITILGINKQIAVDAAYFPVVRSNEPRAVGLPQDPHGNTMMSCLSSGFLCPLSDAANHSDITLPEPEEILVTASELEDTHVVCVLDLCHLGGDKVEVLINKVYRVTEVSIN; encoded by the exons ATGTCCATGATGGAGGATAACTCGTCTTGCTCTTCGGTGGCTACTGGTCCTCCTCAGGCGTCTTTCCTTCAGAGGACGCTGCAGCAGTTGTCCTCCACGCAGTGCCTGAAGCTGAGAGCTGAGGATGCTCCTCCTGTCGCTGTAGTCGCTCTTCAGAGGTACTTAAGTGAGCCAGCTGAGGGTGAGCAGCAGCCCGACAGCTACAGCTACGATGTGACGGTCACCGACGGAGTCTGGAGAGCCAAATGCTTTGTTCACTCCAGTTTAAATCAActtgtgcacacaaacaccctGAAGACAGGGACTGACATCAGCATCACGCAGTGCTCTTATGTTTACAATGAGAAGAGACTGGGCCACGGTTACATGTGCATTGAGAAGCTCAGCTCTGATGCAGGGAGCTCTGAAGTCCTGCCCCGGGTGAAGGATGTGAGTGCTCTGCCCTTGCTGGTCAAGCAGGGCATGGAGAGGAGCGTGGTGCTGCAGAGTGATGTGCCTCTTCAAGTGAGCCGCAAACATTACCTGTCTCTGTGGAACAACGACGATCCAGAGGGAGACATGTGGACCTCAGGATCCCCCTCATCTGTCACAGTGCTGGACG TGTCCAAGATCACTCTTCTTAGTAGTCTGGAGTCATCCTTTAGAAACACAATGAGatctttccctcttcctctccttgtGAAGATAATTCACAAATCCAGATTACGGTACTATGGGAAATTTGGACTCAATATTGATTACCCCTACCAG GCGTACTTTGAAGTCGCCGATCAAAGCGGTACAATGTCCCTCGTGCTTTGGAACGAACTTTGTCCAGAGTTTTACCAGAGACTAAATGTTGGCACTGTGTTGTACCTCCAAAATTACGCCCTGAAACCGAGTTATTCACACCGCTCACGCCCGCAAATGGACCATTACAGGATGAAGAGCTTTAACTCTGTTG AAATCTGCCTGAACCTTCGCAACCCAGTGTCAGTcatcactgtagtctcaccaaagaGTGTACTGCCGCAGTGGGGATTACCTGAGCTTTCCTACCAGTTCACCAACAG GTCAGAGTTGGACAAATTATCCAACAATGTTGCATGTGACATCATTGGTTTGGTAACATTTGTCGGTCGTGTTGAACGAGTAAAGAGTAAAAGCAACAAGG GTCCAGAGAAGTTCTGGACGTACCGCTGGGTCCACGCTGTGGACGGATCCACTGACCAGCCTTTTATCCTGgaggttttttcttcttctcagccTGAAATCTTCAGTCATATTTGCCCCA TGACCTACCTGGTGTGCACTCACATGAGGGTGTGTCAGGTGGAAGGCTCATCGCCCTACCTCACAAGCAGCTGTGAGACAGAGATGTTCATCACAG GGTATCACAAAGGTCAGCCATATGTGAATGACCCCACAGTGAAGAGCTTCATCCAGTGGACCAAGACTCTGAAGGACAACATCATCCTCCAGAGGACCGCTGTTGGTGGCCATTATTGTTATCCTCATGCCCCGAAGACATTCACCCAGTCAATGATAGACGCCTCAG GACAAGCTCCTCTGGTTGCTGCAGCTGACTTGAAGAGGGAGTTGGAGACCCTTCAATACAGGGAACATATAAAACTTGCAATTCAAGGACAGATCACAGCAGTGCGATACATGAACAGCCCAAAGAGCACAGAGTCACAAGGCCCAGAGGGGAAACAG ATACCAGATGTTTCTACTGATGCGTGTGAACAAGCTGTGCTAGACACACACAACAATCCTACCACTGCTGAGGCCAGTTTAACATCTCCATCTTCTGAGGACATCTCaccaaacaaaaggaaaagaagaatgaG AAAAGCCAAGCAGTCCTCCTCGAGTCATGGTAGCATGCCAAAAAAAAG GAGGTCTGGACATGAAAATACAGAGGGAGGACGAGGGCAGGAAGAAGAACAGCAGGACTCAGAATCAGAGGCAATGCAGGATGTCGAATATGGCTTAAAACCGCAAAATCAAG ACTCTGACGTATTATCCTGGGAAAGCAGCAGCTGGCTGAAGCAACGACAAGAAATGTCTGAGCATTTGTGTCGAGGCGGTCTGTACCAGGACAGCATCTCTCGGAGGTTCACGTTTGATGAAAAGAACGTACTCCTGCAGTGGAGTAACCTTCAGGCCTTGCGGTGGACACCAGAGCAAAGTGCTGACCCCACCCCACCCGTGGGTTGTCCAGGCTACTACCTGATAACAATATTAG GCATAAACAAGCAGATAGCCGTTGATGCTGCGTATTTTCCTGTTGTGCGCTCCAACGAGCCCAGGGCTGTAGGTCTTCCTCAGGATCCCCATGGCAACACGATGATGTCCTGCCTGTCGTCAGGATTCCTCTGCCCTCTCAGTGATGCTGCCAACCACAGTGACATAACACTTCCTGAGCCAG AGGAGATTTTGGTGACTGCCAGTGAGCTGGAGGATACACATGTGGTGTGCGTCTTGGACCTTTGTCACCTGGGTGGAGATAAGGTGGAAGTCCTGATCAACAAGGTGTACAGAGTGACGGAGGTTTCCATTAACTAG